actaaaaatcaaaattggccgggcacggtggctcacacctgtaatcccatccctctgggagaccgaggcgggcagatcacctaaggtcaggagttcgagaccagcctgaccaacatggagaaaacccttctctgctaaaaatacaaaattagccaggcgtggtggtgcatgcctgtaacctcagctactcgggaggctgagggaaaatcgcttgaacctgccaggtggaggttgcagtgagccgagatcgagccattgcactccagcatgggcaacgaaagcgaaactccatctcaaaaaaaaaaaaaattagctaggcgtggtggcgcgtgcctgtattcccagctactcaggaggctgagacaggagaatcacttgaacctgggaggcagaggttgcagtgagccaagattgcgccattgcactccagcctgggcaacacgagcaaaactctgtctcaaaaaaataaaataaaataaaataaaaataaataaaaacattaagctgggcgcggtggctcacacctgtaatcccagcactttgggaggccgaggtgggcagatcacctgaggtcaggagttcaagaccagcctgaccaacatggtgaaacccccatctctactaaaatacaaaaattagccgggcatagtggcaggcgcctgtaatctcagctacttgggaggctgatgggggagaatcacttgaaaccaggaggcagaggttgcagtgagctgagatcgtgccattgcactgcagcctggcaacagactgagactctgtctcaaaaaaataaaaataaaaataaaaaaaacaggccgggcgcggtgtctcacgcctctaatcttagcacttgggaggtcgaggcgggtggatcacgaggtcaggggttcaagaccagcctggccaacatggtgaaaccccgtctctactaaaatacaaaaaattagcctggtgcggtggcatgcgcctgtagtctcagctactcaggaggctgagacaggagaattgcttgaacccaggagatggaggctgcagtgagctgagatcatgccattgcactccagcctgggcagcactgtgagactccatctcaaaagaaaaaaaacattagccgagtgtggtggtgcgcgcctgtggtccctgctacttgggaggctgaggcagtaggatggctggagcccaggctgttgaGGCTCcagcgagctgtgatcacaccactgcactccagcctgggcgagctgtgatcacaccactgcactccagcctaggcaacaaagcgagatcttgtttctaaaaaaaaaaaaaaaaaaaaaaaaaggaaagcaaaagcaaaagcagTCCACAAAAGATGGGCTAGTCAGGACTCTTCCCTGCCCCCAGGACCTCACCAAGGACGTAGATTCTCCCCTGGTGGACAGTGATCCCCAGGGCACTTCGCCGGTGCTTCATGGGGGCTACGAAAGTCCACGTCTCTGTTTCCACGTCGTAGCGCTCCACGCTGTTCAGCTGGTCCTGACCATCATAGCCCCCAGCAGCATAGATACAGTTGTGCAGGACACAGACGCCTAAAGGGCACCGTGCAGAGAAGGTGACTCTGGGGGTCTGGCTTTGGGAACCCCAGCCATCACCTCCTTGAGGGAgacctttcctctctcctctcccttctcacCCTCAGAAATGAAGCGGGGAGAGAGAAAAGCTTGGACTCTATCAGAATCCAGGGCTTCTGTGGTTACCCCATCATGAGGGTTGCAACAGAGGGTCTCTCCCAGGCCTGGCTCAGTTTCCCCCCAGGATGGTTGGGGGTGTTCCTGGGTGCTCCCCTCCCTACCGTCCCCACCCACCTGCCCCGCTTCGGATGGTGTTCATTGCTGCGATCATTCGCCACTCGTTCCTCTCTGGGTAGTAACACTCAGCTGAATTAAGGCGGTTTGTCCCATCAAAGCCCCCCACGGCATAAAGCAGACGATTGAGGACAGCCACGCCCACCCCGATCCTTCGTGTCAGCATTGGGGCCACCAAGTGCCACTCGTCCCGCTCTGGCTCATACCTGCAAGGGCATAAGAAAAATGGGGACAATGGCCATTATAGCTGACCTTCGTGGAATACTTAAGGGccagatactctttttttttcctttttttttccccttaaagagacagggtcattgggcgtgatggctcatgcctgtaatcccagcactttggaaggccgaggagggcagatcatctgagctcagaagtttgagaccagcctggccaacatggtaaaaccctgtctctactaaaagtacaaaaattagctgggtgtgatggcagctgcctgtaatcccagctacttgggaggctgaggcaagataatcacttgaaccctggaggcggaggttgcagcgagccgagatcatgccactgcactccaacctgggcaacagagcgagactctgtctcaaaaaaaaaaaaaaagagacagggtcttgctctgttgtccaggcgggagtgcagtggtgcaatcccagctcactgaagcttcaaacttttttatttttatttttttttgagatggagtgcaatggtgagagcatggctcactgcaacctccacctcctgagttcaagcagttattcagcctcagcctcacaagtagctgggataacaggcacccaccaccacgcctggctaatttttgtatttttagtagaaattgggtttcaccatgttggccaggctggtctcgaacacctgacctcaagtgatctgcctgcctcagctttccaaagggctgggattacaggcatgagccaccgtgcccagcctgcagctaccaactcttgggctcaagggaccctcctggctcagcctcctgagtagctgggactacaggtgcacaccaccgtgcccacCTCCACTCGAACTTTAGTGCTTGCAGTTGTTCTCCAAGGATTGAGGTATCAGCAACTCCATTTTCCAAATGACGAAACTGAGCCTCCTAGCCATCAATTGCTCAAGTTCAAAAACACATCTGATAAACCCCTAGTGGCTCAGTCAGATCCCCCACTTCACAGATAATAAGATAACGTCTCAGAAAGGAGAAATCACACATTCAGCATCACTCTTTGATGCTCAAAGAGTCCTTTAGGTctgtcacagtggctcacgcctgtaatcgcagcactttgagaggttgaggtgggagaatcccttgaggacaggagttcaagaccagcctggccaacatggtgaaaccccatctctacaaaaaatacaaaaattaaccaggcgtggtggtgggtacctgtagtcccagctaccccaggggctgaggcaggagaatcacttgaacctgggagtcgaggttgcagtgacccaagatggcaccagtgcactccagcctgggcaacagagcaagagagacagggtcttactctattgcccaggctagtctcctggactcaagcaatcctcccacctcagcctcccaaagtcccggattacaggtatgggccacagtgcctggcccaacaATTTCCAACTGATGGAACATTTTCCAAATCTGCACAAAGGAACCATATGGGTTTGTGACAGTCCCCTAAGCATTTCCCAGCCCCAGGCACAGAATCCAAGGTAACTGACTAGAACTCTCCAAGGAGCTTAGCTTCATCCTGAGGCCTCCACTCCCTGAAGACAGGGAGAGGAAACAGCCTCAGGAAGAAACCCCGGATCTCAGTGTCTTGGGACTTGCCAGGAGCAGGACCCTCCGAGCCCACCCCCAGGCGCTACCACTCACCTCTCCACACTGTTGTGGTGGATGCAGCCGTGGGAGCCGCCGACTGCATAGATGTGCCCATCGATGACCCCCACCCCGATGCGGTTGCGGGGCACGCTCATGGGGGCGCAGGGCGACCACTGATTGGTCATGGGGTTGTAACAGTCCAGGGCGCTGGAGTCGGTGTTGCCGTCAGGGGAGTTGTTCCTGCCGCCCACGGCGTACAACAGCCCGCCCACCACGCAGCCGGCCAGGCCGCTCCGTGGCACCTGCAGGTCCGCCAACCGGAGCCAGGTGCCGTCACTGGGGTTGTAAGCCTCCAGGTAGCTGAGCGACTGTCGGAAGTAGCCGCCTGCGGTGTAGATCAGGCGGCCCACCTTGGGCGCCCGGCAGGGCATCACCTGTGTGGGCTTGTGCAGGGTGAGCTCCTCGAAGATCTTGACCAGGTAGTCCTTGCAGCGGGAGTCGGACTGCAGGATCTCGCACTTCTGCAGCTGCATCTGCAGGAAGTTCGGCGTCAACGAGTGGCAGCGCACGGCCCGCAGCAGCGCCTGGACGTAGAACCGTCGCTGTTCGCAGTCGTACTTGACCCAGTTGATGCAGGCGTGGAAGACCTCGGACTCGCAGCGCACGTTCAGGTCGTCCCGGCTGATGAGGGTCACCAGTTGGCAGTGGGACAAGTTGAAGAACTCCTCTTGCTTGGCCACCTGCAGAGGGCGACAGTGGGACGGGCTGACTCCCCAGTCACCCCCACACCTCACCAAGCAGGACCGGGACAAGTAACTTATCACTGCCGCTGACAgtctcagcttccttatctgctAAATGGGGATTCAAATAATAGGAACCGCATACATTGTGAtgactaaatgagttaataccgccaggcgcggtggctcacgcctgtaatgccagcactttgggaggccgaggctggtggatcacgaggtcaggagttgagagaccagcctggccaatatggtgaaaccccatctctactaaaaatacaaaaattacccgggtgtggtggcacacgcctctagtcccagctactcgggaggctgaagcagaagaattgcttgaacccgggaggcgggaggcagaggttgcagtgagccgatattgcgccactgcactccagcctgggcgacagagcaagactccgtctcaaagaaaaaaaaaaaaagagttaatactGTGTGCCAAGTATGTCATCAGGACTCaggaaaatgggcaaagattCAGTAGATCGTGTACCCTGGGGTATCATTTGgctttggtttttggtttttgagacagagtctcgctctgtcacccaggctggagtgcactggcatgatctaggctcactgcaacttctgcctcccaggttcaagcaattttcctgcctcagcctctcaagtagctggcattacaggcacccactaccatgccccattaatttttattttattttttttgatatggagtcttactctgttgcccaagctggagtgcagtggtgtgatcttgcttcactgcaacctccgccacccaggttcaagtgattctcctgcctcagcctccccagtagctagcattacaggagtgtgcctccacagcagctaatttttttttttttttttttttgagacagtcttgctctgtcgcccaggctggagtgcagtggagcgatctccgttcgctgcaacctccgcctcctgggttcacgccattctcctgcctcagcctcccgagtagctgggactacaggcgcctgcgaccatgcccggctaagtttttttgtattttttttagtagagatggggtttcaccgtgttagccaggatggtctcgatctcctgaccttgtgatccacccgccttagcctcccaaagtgctgggattacaggcatgaccaccgcgcctggccatttttttgtgtttatttttagtagagacggggtttcactatgtatttttagtagagatggggtttcttcatgttggccaggctggtctcaaactctttttttttttttttttgagacggagtctcgctcttttgcccaggccggactgcagtggcgctatctcggctgactgcaagctccacctcccgggttcacgccattctcctgcctcagcctcccaagtagctgggactacaggggcccaccaccgtgcctggctaattttttttgtatttttagtagagatggggtgactgtgttagccaggatggtctcaatctcctgacctcgtgatccgcccgcctcggcctcccaaagtgctgggattacaggcgtgagccactgcgcccggccaatcttgaactcttgaccttaggtgatctgcccatctcagcctccctaagtgctaggattacaggtgtgagccactggacccggcctgtttttgcttttgagagagagttttgctctgtcacctaggctgtagtgcagtggcacaatcatagctcactgcagccttgaactcctgggctcaaacgatcttcccacctcagcctcccgagtcactgggactacaggtgtgtaccaccacgcacagctaattttcatatttttatggtagagacagggtttcaccatgttggccaggttggtctggaactcctgacctcaagtggcccACCcccttgccttccaaagtgctgggattacaggcgtgagccaccgtgtctggctgttggtcttaaactcttgagctcaaaatgattctcctacttcagcctcctgaggattacaggtgtgcagcatcaccatacctggcttggctttttttttttttttttttgagatggagtcttgctctgtcgcacaggctggagtgcagtggcgcaatctcagctcactgcaagctctgcctcctgggttcgcgccattctcctgcctcagcctcccgagtagctgggactacaggtgcccaccaccacacccggctaatttttgtttttgtatttttgcagagatggggtttcaccgtgttaaccaggctggtcttgaactcctgacctcaggtgatctgcctgcctcggcctcccaaagtgctgaaattacaggcctgagccaccgtgcctggcctctgagttttctgtttgtttatttatttattttttttgagatggagtctcgctctgtcacccaagctggagtgcagtggcgcgatcttggctcactgcaagctctgccacccaggttcacgcgattctcctgcctcagtctcccgagtagctgggactacaggtgcccaccaccacatccagctaattttttgtatttttagtagagacggggtttcaccatgttagccaggatggtctcaatctcctgacctcatgatccacctgcctcggcctcccaaagtgctgggattacaggcgtgagccaccgcggccagcctcttttttttttttttttttgagacagagtctcactctgtcgtcaggctggagtatagtggcgtgatctcggctcactgcaaactctgtctcctgggttcaaatgattcttctgcttcagcctcctgagtagctgggactacaggcacgcacaaccacacccggctaatttttgtatttttagtagagatgggatgtctgagtttattttttaagagacagagtcttgctctgtcacctatggtggagtgcagaggtgccacTGTAACCTCGAATTCCTGtgctcatgtgattctcctgtctcagcctcccaaagtgctgagattatacgCACGAGCCAACTCACccatcttgttttttaaaatgaaatcattttctaaaatggCAAATagactaaaaaagtaaaaaataagcaaTCACAATAGAATGTTGTGGGAAAAAACAAGTGACAGCTCTGGGCCAGCACAGTggttcccgcctgtaatcccagcactttgggaggccaaagcaggcggatcacctgaggtcagaagtccgagaccagcctggccaacatggtgaaaccccgtctctactaaaaacaaaaaaattagccaggtgtggtggtgggcacctgtaatcccatttactggagaggctgaggcaggagaatcgcttgaacccaggaggcagagattgcagtgagctgagattgtgccactgcactccagcctgagcaacagagtgagactccatctccaaagaaaaaaacaacaacaaaaaaaagtggaAGCTCTGAAGAAACCAGCATGAGTTGGAATTTTGATCCGACCACTTCGTAGGTGTGTGACTTGGGCAAATCTCTGAAAtgctctgtgccttggttttcctcctctgtaaaatgggattatattaaTGGCCACCTCAAAGTAAGGCTACTCCTAGGGTACACAGAGCCCTGGATAAATATTTcttgtagccaggtgtggtggctcacgcctgtaatcccagtactttgggagaccaaggcgggaagattgcttgagcccaggagtttaagaccagcctgggcaacatagcaagacctcatctctaccaggaaaagatagaaaaattagccaagcatggtagctcacgcctgtagtcccagctactcaggagactgaggtgggaggatcacttgagcccaggagctggagtttgtgatgagcagagatcgtgccactgaactccagcctgggtgacagaatgagaccctgtctctattaaaaaaaaaaaaagaaggccaggtgcggtggctcacacatgtaatcccagcactttgggagtgatccaagtcaggcggatcactcgaggtcagagttcaagaccagcctgaccaacatggtgaaaccccatctctacaaaaaatacaaaaattagctgggcatggtggcacatgcctataaccccagctacttgggaggatgaggaatgagaatcacttgaactcgagaggcggaggttgcagtgagccgagatcatgccactgtactccagcctgaccacagagtgagactctgtctcaaaaaaaaaaaaaagaggccaggcgcggtggctgacgcctgaatcccagcactttgggaggctgaggtgggcggatcacttgaggtaaggagttccagaccagcctggccaacatggtgaaaccctgtctctactaaaaatacaaaaattagccggcgtggtggtgcacacctgtaatcccagctacttgggaggctgaggcatgagaatcgcttgaacccaggacgtggaggcttgcagtgagccgaaatctcgccactgcactccagcctgggcgatagagccagactcaagtctcaaaaacaaaaaagggccgGGGGGTGGGGGACGGGcgtgggcgcagtgtctcatgcctgtaatcccagcacacttagggaggccaaggcaggcagatcacctgagctcaggggttcgagaccagcctggccaacatgatgaaaccccatctgtactaaaaatattttttaaaaattagctgggcatagtggtaggcgcctgtaatcccagctacttgggaggctgaggcaggagaattgcttgaacccaggagatggaggttgcagtgagccaatacagtgccactgcatgccagcctgggtgacagagtgagactccgcctcaaaaaaaaaagttgtcaggCACTCGTCTATATAATCAATTTTAATCTAGTACCCCATGCTCATACAAACACAAGAAAGAAACACTGTATATGTTTCTCCTACTCTATAGACCAATTTCCTAGAAGCTGCAGGCCCTAGGACTAATGCCAGAGAGCCCTGGAGCATCTGATCAACCCCACATGTAACATAGAGGGTAAGAAAGAATCTATCCCTGAAGGAGAGAAATAGAGATCAGTGTAACATCCATCCCAGCTGGTACCAGCCAGTGGAGGACTTAGAAAATTTCCAGGAAGGAACACCAAGACATGGGACTCCCGAAGGCTTGGGGCCTGGGGCACTGCCCTGCTTGCCTAGGCCGAAGGAAAGTACTGCCTCATAGGACGGTTGGGAATAGTCAATGATGCAAAGGACGTATATCACTTAGAACAGGGGCTGGCccacagcaagtgctcaataaacacttcTTGGCCTGGTGCTGGTGTGGTgcttcatacctgtaatcccaacactatgggaggccaaagccAGAGGATTTTTCAAAGCCGggaggtttgagaccagtctcagcaacatagcaaggccctgtctctacaaaaaaatttaaaaactaaaaaattagccatgcgtggtgctgcgtacctatagtcccagctactcaggaggctgaggtaggaggcctCCTTGAGCccgagttggaggctacagtgagctatgatggcaccactgtactccagcctggggacagagcaagacctaatctcttcaaaaacttttttttttttgagacagagtttcgctcttattgcccaggctggagtgcaatggcgcaatctcagctcactgcaacctccgtctcccgggttcaagcgattctcctgcctcagcctcccgagtagctgggattacaggcatgcgccaccatgccaggctaattttgcatttttaatagagacgtggtttctccgtgttggtcaggctggtcttgaactcccgacctcaggtgatctgcccgcctcggccttccaaagtgctgggattacaggcatgagccaccgtgcccgggttttgttttgttttgttttgttttgttttttgtttttgagacagagtctcgctctgtcgccc
This portion of the Pongo abelii isolate AG06213 chromosome 20, NHGRI_mPonAbe1-v2.0_pri, whole genome shotgun sequence genome encodes:
- the KEAP1 gene encoding kelch-like ECH-associated protein 1 isoform X1, whose translation is MQPDPRPSGAGACSRFLPLRSQCPEGAGDAVMYASTECKAEVTPSQHGNRTFSYTLEDHTKQAFGIMNELRLSQQLCDVTLQVKYQDAPAAQFMAHKVVLASSSPVFKAMFTNGLREQGMEVVSIEGIHPKVMERLIEFAYTASISMGEKCVLHVMNGAVMYQIDSVVRACSDFLVQQLDPSNAIGIANFAEQIGCVELHQRAREYIYMHFGEVAKQEEFFNLSHCQLVTLISRDDLNVRCESEVFHACINWVKYDCEQRRFYVQALLRAVRCHSLTPNFLQMQLQKCEILQSDSRCKDYLVKIFEELTLHKPTQVMPCRAPKVGRLIYTAGGYFRQSLSYLEAYNPSDGTWLRLADLQVPRSGLAGCVVGGLLYAVGGRNNSPDGNTDSSALDCYNPMTNQWSPCAPMSVPRNRIGVGVIDGHIYAVGGSHGCIHHNSVERYEPERDEWHLVAPMLTRRIGVGVAVLNRLLYAVGGFDGTNRLNSAECYYPERNEWRMIAAMNTIRSGAGVCVLHNCIYAAGGYDGQDQLNSVERYDVETETWTFVAPMKHRRSALGITVHQGRIYVLGGYDGHTFLDSVECYDPDTDTWSEVTRMTSGRSGVGVAVTMEPCRKQIDQQNCTC
- the KEAP1 gene encoding kelch-like ECH-associated protein 1 (The RefSeq protein has 2 substitutions compared to this genomic sequence) translates to MQPDPRPSGAGACSRFLPLRSQCPEGAGDAVMYASTECKAEVTPSQHGNRTFSYTLEDHTKQAFGIMNELRLSQQLCDVTLQVKYQDAPAAQFMAHKVVLASSSPVFKAMFTNGLREQGMEVVSIEGIHPKVMERLIEFAYTASISMGEKCVLHVMNGAVMYQIDSVVRACSDFLVQQLDPSNAIGIANFAEQIGCVELHQRAREYIYMHFGEVTKQEEFFNLSHCQLVTLISRDDLNVRCESEVFHACINWVKYDCEQRRFYVQALLRAVRCHSLTPNFLQMQLQKCEILQSDSRCKDYLVKIFEELTLHKPTQVMPCRAPKVGRLIYTAGGYFRQSLSYLEAYNPSDGTWLRLADLQVPRSGLAGCVVGGLLYAVGGRNNSPDGNTDSSALDCYNPMTNQWSPCAPMSVPRNRIGVGVIDGHIYAVGGSHGCIHHNSVERYEPERDEWHLVAPMLTRRIGVGVAVLNRLLYAVGGFDGTNRLNSAECYYPERNEWRMITAMNTIRSGAGVCVLHNCIYAAGGYDGQDQLNSVERYDVETETWTFVAPMKHRRSALGITVHQGRIYVLGGYDGHTFLDSVECYDPDTDTWSEVTRMTSGRSGVGVAVTMEPCRKQIDQQNCTC